A region of Desulfurobacteriaceae bacterium DNA encodes the following proteins:
- a CDS encoding GGDEF domain-containing protein — protein sequence MEIKKRLLRDITLMATISGFLTPLALKAINPTLKLGYLEFTISLLSNFILTIFMYFVLVEGNLKDYFNYLTNLLSRLRKAKKAGKVEDMKVLLENVEIEPKGKDFISEFSKELLYFLNAIYQDELLDHYQNEINDIFGKTLEGKVLASKVYQFLYDKFGVLSAVFFSQKGGEIELVHAVNMDPIIPEGLAEIIESNKVKVLNVDDVAVKFPGNMFLKSVCIIPLVTETWKGAVIVGKTEKMKGLEILFYRRIRHSMAQAFRNAYAYELLKKESTIDPLTRLFNRRFGLKRLRELVKLALRENKPIAIGMLDIDNFKRINDTYGHLAGDYVLKKIAEIIKENIRETDLAVRFGGEEILLVLYGTDEHSAKEVFERIRRLVENSSFTYEGQDIPVTVSIG from the coding sequence ATGGAAATAAAGAAAAGACTTTTAAGGGACATAACTTTAATGGCAACAATATCTGGGTTCTTAACACCTTTAGCACTTAAGGCCATAAACCCTACTTTGAAGTTAGGTTACTTAGAGTTTACCATATCCTTACTTTCGAATTTTATACTCACCATATTTATGTATTTTGTTCTCGTTGAAGGAAATCTTAAAGATTACTTTAACTATTTGACAAATCTTCTTTCAAGGCTGAGAAAAGCTAAGAAAGCAGGAAAAGTAGAAGATATGAAAGTCCTTCTTGAAAACGTGGAAATTGAACCTAAAGGAAAGGATTTTATATCTGAATTCTCTAAAGAACTACTATACTTCTTGAACGCTATATACCAAGACGAATTGTTGGATCACTACCAGAATGAAATAAACGACATTTTTGGTAAAACTTTAGAGGGTAAGGTTCTAGCTTCAAAGGTGTATCAGTTTCTGTACGATAAGTTTGGTGTCTTATCTGCCGTTTTCTTTTCACAAAAAGGGGGTGAAATTGAACTTGTTCATGCTGTAAATATGGATCCGATAATACCTGAAGGATTGGCTGAAATAATAGAAAGCAACAAGGTAAAAGTTTTAAACGTTGATGATGTTGCAGTAAAGTTTCCGGGAAATATGTTCCTCAAATCCGTCTGTATCATTCCTCTTGTGACTGAAACTTGGAAAGGAGCAGTTATAGTAGGAAAGACAGAAAAGATGAAAGGATTGGAAATTCTTTTTTACAGGAGAATTAGACACTCTATGGCTCAGGCTTTTAGGAACGCATATGCTTACGAGTTACTCAAAAAAGAATCTACTATTGATCCTCTTACAAGGCTTTTCAACAGAAGGTTTGGATTAAAGCGTTTAAGAGAACTTGTTAAGCTTGCGTTAAGGGAGAATAAGCCTATAGCCATTGGAATGCTTGATATAGATAACTTTAAGAGAATCAACGATACTTATGGACATCTTGCAGGTGATTACGTCCTTAAAAAGATAGCCGAGATAATTAAGGAGAACATAAGGGAAACTGATTTAGCTGTAAGATTTGGAGGAGAAGAAATACTCCTTGTTCTTTACGGAACAGATGAACATTCTGCAAAAGAGGTTTTTGAGAGAATAAGGAGACTTGTAGAAAACAGTTCTTTCACGTACGAAGGACAAGACATACCTGTAACGGTAAGTATTGGG
- a CDS encoding EscU/YscU/HrcU family type III secretion system export apparatus switch protein: MKRKAVVIKYIRNKDNAPKVVAKGTGFIAEKILELAKKHNIPIVEDEKLISFLINIDIGKEIPPDTYKVVAKILSYVYTIIRPKYLSK, encoded by the coding sequence TTGAAAAGAAAGGCAGTTGTTATTAAGTATATCAGAAATAAGGATAACGCCCCCAAAGTAGTAGCAAAAGGAACAGGATTCATAGCTGAAAAAATTTTAGAACTAGCAAAGAAACATAACATTCCTATAGTCGAAGATGAAAAACTTATATCCTTCCTTATTAATATAGACATCGGAAAGGAAATCCCTCCCGATACTTACAAGGTTGTAGCAAAAATCCTGAGCTACGTGTATACAATTATTCGCCCAAAATATCTTTCAAAATAG
- a CDS encoding flagellar biosynthesis anti-sigma factor FlgM, translating to MKINEYSSEVLKLLGKDLPSNRVNSKKQSSSEVIKEEKGVIVDLSGNLNVEVESVPTEKVEKIKKAIKEGKYTVNLHKISDAILKDILGE from the coding sequence TTGAAAATAAATGAATATTCCTCAGAAGTACTTAAACTTTTAGGAAAAGATCTACCTTCCAATAGGGTAAATAGCAAAAAGCAGTCTTCGTCCGAAGTTATCAAGGAAGAGAAAGGCGTTATTGTTGATCTTTCTGGAAACCTTAACGTTGAAGTGGAATCTGTTCCCACTGAGAAAGTTGAAAAGATAAAGAAGGCTATTAAAGAAGGAAAGTATACTGTTAACTTACATAAAATTTCTGATGCTATTTTGAAAGATATTTTGGGCGAATAA
- a CDS encoding penicillin-binding protein 2 — MRLLRVFWNAIVRFYRFVSPFKDDRLNLFLFISLFLVVIYFGKLLSLTYFNKDFWISFVKEQSKGVIRISSERGKILDRNGIPLATSERIFSFYIRPTEIKDKELFKRIILRDKDVLREYLKRKDKLTNENLELLLQILSVFSEISDKDIEKAYKKKYTIVKLKGKTIKVPFVWLKKELSVKREKVLKAVLVALRVYYTLSNENRFKKKYPDILGFVSEFRRVYPYAVGSVIVGITNKVGEGLSGLEHLLEKRKIITGDEVVLSGLKDATGKVYLGKDASVFLTRKKGNNVITTIDGNLQYIFEKTIKKYGDKWHPNFINAVLMDPYTGEILAAASYPFKPLVARFVTTPYEPGSVMKPIVLAAAINEGVITENTIIDCPAYYKVGKKVFHNEFRGKDVKLRAWEVIKFSDNIGIIKIVQKLGKEKYYKYLKAFGFGRKTGISLPAESPGILRRWEKWKDVEFATLSFGHFISVTTLQLAVAYSVLVNGGYYVRPRILSAIVDDKGNVLKRFPSIKERKVISEKTSKIMRRVLTMVVESGTGIGTKLENFFIGGKTGTAQKYDPKFRDYNPEKATLSFVGAFPMTNPRFVLAVTVDDPKLPKEKLWASKVAVPIFRELAERVLLYERVAPDKKEYLLKENGEIISIEINQDFLLKNGLQDDVSTYH; from the coding sequence ATGAGATTACTTCGAGTATTTTGGAACGCTATTGTTAGATTTTATAGATTCGTTAGTCCTTTCAAAGATGATAGATTAAATCTTTTTCTTTTTATCTCTTTATTCTTAGTCGTTATTTATTTTGGAAAACTTCTATCTTTGACCTACTTTAATAAGGATTTCTGGATAAGCTTTGTAAAAGAACAATCTAAAGGAGTGATTAGGATCTCATCTGAAAGGGGAAAAATTCTAGATAGAAATGGAATTCCTCTCGCTACAAGTGAGAGAATATTCTCTTTCTACATTAGACCTACAGAAATTAAAGATAAAGAACTTTTTAAAAGGATAATTTTAAGAGATAAAGACGTTCTAAGAGAGTACTTGAAAAGAAAAGACAAGTTAACAAATGAAAATTTAGAACTGTTGCTCCAAATTTTAAGTGTCTTTTCTGAAATTTCAGATAAGGACATAGAAAAAGCCTACAAGAAGAAGTATACAATAGTAAAACTTAAGGGAAAAACAATAAAAGTTCCTTTTGTTTGGTTAAAAAAAGAGTTATCGGTAAAGAGAGAAAAAGTACTCAAAGCAGTGTTGGTTGCTTTGAGAGTTTACTACACTCTCTCAAACGAAAACCGGTTTAAAAAGAAGTATCCAGACATTTTGGGATTTGTTTCTGAATTTAGAAGGGTTTACCCTTACGCTGTAGGATCTGTAATTGTTGGCATTACAAACAAAGTGGGAGAAGGTCTCTCAGGACTTGAGCATCTTTTAGAGAAAAGAAAAATAATAACTGGTGATGAAGTTGTTCTATCTGGTCTAAAAGATGCTACAGGCAAAGTATATCTTGGGAAAGATGCGTCCGTCTTTTTAACAAGAAAGAAAGGCAACAACGTTATTACAACTATTGATGGTAATCTTCAATACATTTTCGAGAAAACAATTAAAAAGTATGGTGATAAGTGGCATCCAAACTTCATAAATGCAGTTTTAATGGACCCGTATACAGGAGAAATATTGGCAGCAGCAAGTTATCCCTTTAAACCCCTTGTAGCCCGTTTCGTTACTACACCATACGAGCCTGGTTCTGTTATGAAACCAATAGTTTTAGCTGCTGCAATAAACGAAGGAGTGATTACAGAAAATACAATTATAGATTGTCCTGCTTACTATAAGGTCGGTAAAAAAGTATTTCACAACGAGTTTAGGGGAAAAGATGTAAAGTTAAGAGCATGGGAAGTAATAAAGTTTTCTGACAATATAGGGATAATAAAAATTGTTCAGAAACTTGGAAAAGAAAAATATTACAAGTACCTTAAAGCGTTTGGTTTCGGAAGGAAGACGGGAATATCACTCCCAGCCGAATCTCCGGGGATTTTGAGAAGGTGGGAAAAGTGGAAAGATGTAGAGTTTGCAACTTTATCCTTTGGTCATTTCATATCAGTAACAACTTTGCAGCTTGCTGTAGCGTATTCTGTTCTCGTTAATGGCGGGTACTATGTTAGACCGAGAATACTTTCAGCTATTGTTGATGATAAGGGTAACGTTTTAAAAAGATTTCCATCTATCAAGGAAAGGAAGGTAATTTCTGAAAAGACTTCAAAGATTATGAGAAGAGTACTAACTATGGTTGTTGAGAGTGGAACCGGAATAGGTACAAAACTTGAAAACTTTTTTATTGGAGGAAAGACAGGAACTGCTCAAAAATACGATCCAAAGTTTAGAGACTACAATCCTGAGAAAGCTACTCTGTCATTTGTAGGTGCTTTCCCGATGACGAACCCAAGATTTGTTCTTGCAGTAACTGTTGATGATCCTAAGCTTCCCAAGGAAAAACTCTGGGCGAGTAAAGTAGCTGTTCCTATATTCCGTGAACTTGCGGAAAGAGTTCTCCTTTATGAAAGAGTTGCTCCCGATAAAAAGGAGTACTTGTTAAAAGAAAATGGAGAAATTATTTCTATAGAGATAAACCAAGATTTCTTACTAAAAAACGGTTTGCAAGATGATGTATCTACTTACCATTAG
- the purF gene encoding amidophosphoribosyltransferase, giving the protein MKEFCGVFGIYNHENAAYYTYLGLYALQHRGQESAGIAVTDGNKISYYRDFGLVSSVFKNENLKALKGNVAIGHNRYSTSGASDSSDNIQPIVISYKYGQMAIAHNGNIVNALLLREELEEEGSIFRGTTDSEVIVHLIVKSKKRKFLEKLMDALSKLKGAYSLLVMTNKKLIAARDPWGFRPLCMGELDGSPVFASETCAFDLIGAKYVRDVEPGEVIVIENGQMNSYRIPIQEPCKISQCIFEFVYFSRPDSKIFGRSVYEVRKEFGKILAREYPVDADLVIPVPDSGVVPALGYSQESGIPFEMGLIRNHYVGRTFIKPEQKMRDIGVKVKLNPIPEILKGKRIVVIDDSIVRGTTSRKIIRMLKEAGAKEVHMRISSPPTKWPCYFGIDTPTRDQLIASSHSIEEIRKYIEADSLGYLSLEGMIKAAGGSKDLYCTACFDGEYPVEIPDNIIKQAKKV; this is encoded by the coding sequence ATGAAGGAGTTCTGTGGAGTATTCGGAATATACAACCACGAAAATGCAGCCTATTACACCTACTTAGGTCTATATGCTCTTCAACACAGAGGACAGGAAAGTGCTGGAATAGCAGTAACTGATGGAAATAAGATATCTTACTACAGAGATTTTGGTCTTGTTTCGTCCGTCTTTAAAAACGAAAACCTAAAAGCTCTTAAAGGTAATGTTGCTATAGGGCATAACAGGTATTCAACATCTGGAGCTTCCGATTCTTCAGATAACATCCAGCCGATAGTTATTTCTTATAAGTATGGTCAGATGGCTATTGCTCACAATGGAAACATAGTCAATGCTTTACTCTTAAGAGAGGAATTGGAAGAAGAAGGTTCAATTTTTAGGGGAACTACCGATTCAGAGGTGATAGTCCATTTAATAGTGAAGTCAAAGAAAAGGAAATTTCTCGAAAAGTTAATGGATGCCCTTTCAAAGCTAAAGGGAGCATATTCGCTTCTTGTTATGACCAACAAAAAACTAATTGCAGCAAGAGATCCTTGGGGATTTAGACCTTTATGTATGGGAGAACTTGATGGAAGTCCTGTATTTGCGTCTGAAACTTGTGCTTTTGACCTTATAGGTGCTAAATACGTAAGAGATGTAGAACCAGGAGAAGTTATAGTTATTGAAAATGGACAGATGAATTCTTACAGAATTCCTATACAGGAACCTTGCAAGATATCCCAGTGTATCTTTGAGTTTGTTTACTTTTCTCGTCCAGATAGTAAGATCTTTGGTCGTAGCGTTTACGAGGTAAGGAAAGAGTTTGGAAAAATCTTAGCAAGAGAATATCCTGTTGATGCAGACCTTGTTATTCCTGTTCCGGATTCCGGCGTTGTTCCTGCTTTAGGATATTCTCAAGAAAGTGGAATTCCTTTTGAAATGGGGTTAATAAGAAACCATTACGTTGGAAGAACCTTTATAAAGCCTGAACAGAAAATGAGGGATATTGGGGTAAAGGTCAAACTTAATCCTATTCCTGAGATCTTAAAAGGAAAAAGAATCGTTGTAATTGATGATTCTATTGTTAGAGGAACAACAAGTAGAAAAATAATAAGAATGCTAAAAGAAGCTGGTGCAAAAGAAGTACATATGAGGATAAGCTCTCCACCTACAAAGTGGCCTTGCTACTTTGGGATCGATACTCCGACAAGAGATCAACTTATAGCATCCTCACATTCAATAGAGGAGATACGTAAGTACATAGAAGCAGATTCCCTTGGATATCTGTCCTTAGAGGGAATGATAAAAGCTGCCGGTGGAAGTAAGGATCTTTACTGTACAGCTTGTTTTGATGGTGAGTATCCTGTGGAGATACCTGACAATATTATTAAGCAGGCTAAAAAAGTTTAG
- a CDS encoding phosphoglucomutase/phosphomannomutase family protein, which produces MIKFGTDGWRGVISKEFTFDNLRKVALAHGEVLKEEGAKKVVVGYDLRFLSEEYAKFTAEILAGLGLEVVLSKGFSPTPAVSFATKYFGFDNGIVITASHNHGRYNGYKVKESFGGAARTSFTKKIEEKIPLVENKEVPKGDYKEEDINTPYVEGVRKQLELSLFKERELLIIHDPMFGAQQGLMRRALEGTKLSVCEIHSFRDPLFGGKHPEPIVEKNITGLMEKVRSLKADIGIANDGDGDRVGIVDEKGRFVNSQLVYALLLLHIVRNKGKKDGIVVKTVSTGYLVDRVCRKEGLTLVETPVGFKNISEVAMERKVLFGGEESGGYALMNYLPERDGLLMGLLLIEKMIAEGKKVSELVEDLFREFGAAFYKRVDLPVSEREREALEKLKENPPEKWNNLKVERILTIDGLKIIFEDDSWLLFRPSGTEPVFRVYAEMPSENRTYELLEWGKKLLSGGKVG; this is translated from the coding sequence ATGATTAAATTTGGAACGGATGGATGGAGAGGAGTAATTTCTAAGGAATTTACCTTCGATAACTTAAGGAAAGTTGCTCTAGCTCATGGAGAAGTTCTGAAAGAAGAAGGGGCAAAAAAAGTAGTTGTTGGTTATGATTTAAGGTTTCTTTCCGAAGAATACGCCAAGTTTACAGCCGAAATTTTAGCAGGATTAGGACTTGAAGTAGTTCTCTCCAAAGGCTTTTCACCAACTCCAGCAGTTTCCTTTGCTACGAAATATTTTGGATTTGATAACGGTATAGTAATTACAGCTTCCCACAATCATGGTAGATACAACGGATATAAGGTGAAGGAGTCCTTCGGAGGAGCAGCAAGAACCTCCTTTACAAAAAAAATAGAAGAGAAGATACCTTTAGTTGAAAATAAAGAAGTCCCGAAAGGTGATTATAAAGAAGAAGATATCAATACTCCTTATGTTGAAGGAGTAAGGAAACAGCTTGAATTATCTCTCTTTAAAGAAAGAGAACTACTAATTATTCATGATCCAATGTTTGGAGCTCAGCAGGGATTAATGAGAAGAGCCTTAGAAGGGACAAAACTCAGTGTTTGTGAAATCCACTCTTTTAGGGATCCTCTTTTTGGAGGAAAACACCCGGAACCGATAGTTGAGAAAAATATTACAGGACTTATGGAAAAAGTTCGCTCACTGAAGGCAGACATTGGAATTGCCAACGATGGAGATGGGGATAGGGTAGGAATAGTTGATGAGAAGGGAAGGTTTGTAAACTCTCAACTTGTTTATGCACTTTTACTTCTCCATATAGTCAGAAATAAAGGAAAAAAAGATGGAATAGTTGTGAAAACTGTTTCTACAGGTTATTTAGTGGACAGAGTTTGTAGAAAGGAAGGGCTTACCCTTGTAGAAACTCCAGTAGGTTTTAAAAACATTTCGGAAGTAGCTATGGAAAGAAAGGTTCTTTTTGGTGGCGAGGAGAGTGGAGGCTATGCCCTTATGAATTATCTCCCAGAAAGAGATGGACTACTTATGGGACTTCTACTTATAGAAAAGATGATAGCTGAAGGAAAGAAAGTTTCTGAGCTTGTAGAAGACCTCTTTAGAGAATTTGGAGCCGCTTTTTACAAGAGAGTTGACTTACCTGTTTCAGAAAGAGAAAGAGAGGCTTTGGAAAAGCTTAAAGAAAATCCTCCAGAGAAATGGAATAATTTAAAGGTAGAAAGGATTTTAACTATAGATGGTCTTAAGATTATCTTTGAAGATGACTCTTGGCTACTCTTTAGACCATCCGGTACAGAACCGGTATTTAGAGTATACGCAGAAATGCCAAGTGAAAATAGAACCTACGAACTTTTAGAATGGGGTAAGAAACTTTTAAGTGGAGGAAAAGTTGGATAA
- a CDS encoding KaiC domain-containing protein: MKDNIYVLGEAIKKAPQLKGVSTGVKGLDDLFFSVEWENGKPIKKPLGGIPEYSVVNLTGTPDTGKSLIAEQFTVKQASLGQKVCFVTVESPAPFVAAGLRQRATVMGIEFEKIEDNIILIDAASNTKLRDDIPTMLDTLAYVYRTYHCRRTVIDSITGLFEAKEMLARSVVRAFFNFMKKWYQTAIFISQKRSGHDELSPEAAGGYAVGHIVDCTIVLSKEILLSPSKAKAYKKELGDIVRLFRIDGCRLCGHVTKLYLMEITELGLVEIKQPLVEYLKSVK; this comes from the coding sequence ATGAAAGATAACATTTACGTTCTCGGGGAAGCTATAAAGAAAGCTCCTCAGCTAAAAGGAGTTTCTACAGGTGTAAAGGGGCTCGATGACCTATTTTTCAGTGTAGAATGGGAGAATGGAAAACCTATAAAGAAACCGTTGGGGGGAATACCCGAGTATTCAGTTGTAAACCTTACTGGAACTCCTGATACTGGAAAGAGCCTTATTGCCGAACAGTTTACGGTAAAGCAGGCATCTTTGGGACAAAAGGTGTGTTTTGTCACTGTAGAAAGTCCTGCACCGTTTGTAGCAGCAGGGCTAAGGCAAAGAGCAACGGTTATGGGAATAGAGTTTGAAAAAATAGAAGACAACATAATCCTTATAGATGCTGCAAGTAATACTAAACTTCGAGATGATATTCCAACTATGCTTGACACTTTAGCTTACGTTTACAGAACTTACCATTGTAGAAGAACTGTCATTGACTCTATCACAGGATTGTTTGAAGCAAAGGAAATGCTAGCTAGGTCTGTTGTTAGAGCTTTTTTCAACTTTATGAAGAAATGGTATCAAACGGCTATTTTCATATCTCAAAAAAGAAGTGGGCATGACGAGCTTTCTCCGGAAGCAGCAGGAGGTTATGCGGTAGGGCACATTGTCGACTGTACTATTGTTCTATCCAAGGAAATTCTTCTTTCTCCATCTAAAGCAAAAGCCTACAAGAAAGAGCTTGGAGATATTGTAAGACTTTTCAGAATCGATGGATGTCGCCTTTGTGGGCATGTTACAAAACTTTACTTAATGGAAATCACGGAACTTGGGTTAGTAGAGATAAAACAGCCTCTTGTAGAATATTTGAAAAGTGTGAAGTAA
- a CDS encoding shikimate kinase — translation MRIILVGFMGSGKSTIGKLLSERLFLPFLDLDEEILKRTGMTIPTIFSKFGEDTFRELERETLLELLSAKECIISTGGGAPVYKDNMDKINESAVSVYLKAEFETLWDRISKDSNRPLVSLGKEKVRELFEKRKPFYEKAKIKVRTDIYSPSETVDKILQELKLL, via the coding sequence ATGAGGATAATTTTAGTAGGCTTTATGGGAAGTGGAAAATCTACGATAGGAAAACTTTTATCAGAAAGGCTTTTCCTTCCTTTTTTAGATCTTGACGAAGAAATCTTAAAAAGAACCGGAATGACCATTCCAACGATTTTTTCTAAGTTCGGAGAAGATACTTTTAGGGAACTGGAAAGAGAAACTTTGCTAGAACTACTATCCGCTAAGGAGTGCATAATTTCTACTGGTGGAGGAGCTCCCGTCTATAAAGACAATATGGATAAAATTAACGAAAGTGCTGTTTCTGTGTACTTAAAAGCAGAATTTGAGACGCTATGGGATAGAATTTCCAAAGACTCCAATAGGCCCTTAGTATCTCTTGGTAAAGAGAAAGTAAGAGAACTTTTTGAAAAAAGAAAACCTTTTTACGAAAAGGCTAAAATAAAGGTTAGGACGGATATTTACTCTCCATCCGAAACTGTAGATAAGATTCTTCAAGAGCTTAAACTACTTTAA
- a CDS encoding lysylphosphatidylglycerol synthase transmembrane domain-containing protein, translated as MTKSKLSIGISIFILLVFGYFLFEFNVFKNLYSILNSLNFFYLFLSLSFYLFTYLFRAKRFNVIFPSISTLDLLNVLTVHTFFNNILPFRSGEVSFPLILKKLFNVEVSLSSTGLIFIRILDLLSLLMFFIVSTFIISIKTSKLILLSFTLMILIALISIIVWKILSKFKDKIPIIASIFYFIRTILVPASVGKLIAFSFLTWLFKFFSFFFIMKAGNIDLNFFETVFVSTFGEATTILPIHSLGGFGTYEAGLVGGFSLIGIKVSYALTVAFYFHVLLLLMSGVLAIVGWFYLSRKLK; from the coding sequence TTGACGAAAAGTAAGCTAAGTATAGGGATATCTATTTTCATTCTTTTGGTTTTCGGGTATTTCCTTTTTGAGTTTAACGTTTTTAAGAACCTATATTCTATTTTAAATAGTCTTAACTTCTTTTATCTCTTTCTTTCTCTATCCTTTTACCTTTTCACTTATCTTTTTAGAGCTAAACGGTTTAACGTAATATTTCCTTCAATATCCACTTTAGATCTCTTAAATGTCCTAACAGTTCACACGTTTTTTAATAACATACTGCCTTTTAGGTCGGGGGAAGTTTCATTTCCACTAATTTTAAAAAAGCTTTTCAATGTTGAAGTCTCTCTATCTTCTACTGGATTGATTTTTATAAGAATTCTCGATCTTTTATCTCTTTTAATGTTTTTCATTGTTTCAACATTTATAATCTCTATAAAAACAAGTAAGTTAATCTTGCTTTCCTTCACTTTAATGATTTTAATAGCTTTAATATCAATAATTGTTTGGAAAATCCTTAGTAAGTTTAAAGATAAAATTCCTATTATTGCATCGATTTTCTACTTTATTAGGACTATACTAGTGCCTGCTTCAGTAGGAAAATTAATAGCCTTCTCTTTCCTAACTTGGCTTTTCAAGTTTTTCTCCTTTTTCTTTATTATGAAAGCTGGAAATATAGATTTAAATTTCTTTGAAACAGTTTTTGTATCTACTTTTGGAGAAGCAACAACAATTTTGCCAATTCATAGTCTTGGAGGCTTTGGGACATACGAAGCTGGTCTTGTTGGTGGATTCTCTCTAATAGGAATAAAAGTTTCCTATGCATTAACAGTTGCATTCTACTTTCATGTTCTTCTTCTTCTAATGTCTGGAGTTTTAGCTATCGTTGGATGGTTTTACCTTTCAAGGAAATTAAAGTAG
- a CDS encoding glycosyltransferase family 2 protein, whose product MLENKKVSIVIPVFNEEKNVPLLYNKLKDVLEKLPYDYEIIFVDDGSTDSTRTVLESIAQKDKKVKVIFFARNFGQTPAMMAGMDFAKGDVIITMDGDLQNDPEDIPRLLEKIKEGYDVVSGWRKDRKDAAISRKLPSKIANWLIGKLTGVKLHDYGCTLKAYRSDVIRRVRLYGELHRFIPAIASTVTSCDRIIEIPVKHHPRKYGKSKYGISRTFKVIADLFFIWFLKKFMQKPIHFFGIFGLILFILGFIPFIYLIFLKLTGHPISGRPLLIISVLFILAGIQMFTTGIISEILMRIYFESQDKKPYVVERTINVDEK is encoded by the coding sequence ATGCTAGAGAATAAAAAAGTTTCGATAGTTATTCCTGTCTTTAACGAGGAGAAAAACGTCCCATTACTTTACAACAAACTTAAAGATGTTTTAGAAAAGTTACCTTACGACTATGAAATAATCTTTGTGGATGATGGAAGTACCGATAGCACTAGAACCGTTTTAGAAAGTATAGCCCAGAAAGATAAGAAAGTAAAAGTAATCTTTTTTGCAAGAAATTTTGGACAAACTCCTGCAATGATGGCCGGAATGGATTTTGCAAAAGGAGATGTAATAATAACGATGGATGGGGATCTTCAAAATGATCCAGAGGACATACCAAGGCTTTTAGAAAAGATAAAAGAAGGATATGATGTTGTAAGTGGCTGGAGAAAAGACAGAAAAGATGCTGCTATCTCAAGAAAACTTCCTTCAAAGATTGCTAACTGGCTTATAGGAAAGCTAACTGGTGTAAAGCTTCACGATTACGGATGTACTCTAAAGGCTTACAGAAGCGATGTTATTAGACGAGTAAGGCTTTACGGAGAACTTCATCGCTTCATCCCTGCCATAGCCTCAACTGTAACTTCTTGCGATAGGATAATAGAGATTCCAGTAAAACACCATCCAAGAAAGTATGGAAAATCAAAGTATGGGATTTCTCGAACCTTTAAAGTAATAGCAGATCTTTTCTTCATTTGGTTCTTGAAGAAATTTATGCAAAAACCCATACACTTTTTCGGCATTTTTGGACTGATTCTTTTTATTCTTGGATTCATTCCATTTATTTACCTTATATTTCTAAAGTTAACTGGACATCCAATTAGTGGAAGACCTCTGTTAATTATTTCAGTCCTCTTTATTTTAGCTGGAATTCAGATGTTTACGACAGGTATCATAAGTGAAATCTTGATGAGGATTTATTTTGAATCTCAGGATAAAAAACCTTATGTTGTAGAGAGAACGATAAACGTTGACGAAAAGTAA